The following nucleotide sequence is from Anopheles stephensi strain Indian chromosome 3, UCI_ANSTEP_V1.0, whole genome shotgun sequence.
CGATGCACCTTTCTTGTACGCTTTCTCGCCATCCTCGTCCAACGGCGGCATGGTGCAAATGTCCAACGAAACGGTTGGTTTATCCTTCGGTAGCTCATCCGCGGGGACCGTCGAATCATCCAACCGGCGTTGCTTAGGTTCACTCGGGCCCGCCGTGTCCGGGTCGGCGTCTGGCGCTGCTACATTCGATTCATCCAACCCGGTCACATCCACCTGAACCGTGTCATCCAACGGCGCTTTGCTGGTATCTTCTATCTTACCGACGTAATGCTTCAGGAACGGATTTGCTTCCATACACCCGCCACAAACCATTTCTCCATAATCCTTCGCACTCTTCGGCTCCTCCACATCCAGATGTCTCATGTGGTACCAGTCCTCGCACACTACACACTGAATCATCTCATCGTCCACATCATCATCCGGATCCGGGTACGGCCGGTGACAGACGCAGTACAGCCCGGAAAAGTTCTGATTATAGCGATTGCGACTGTTTTCCTCCTCCTTTCTTGGTTCCAGCTTGCACTTTACTTCCGGCATTCGTTTGCCACCACAATCGCAACGAAAGTTACGCTTCGTGTACAGCTCCAACAGTTCATGGTTATCGTGGCACTGCAGCGAACAAGCCAAACAGATGCCACTACGCTTCGATTCGATGCCTCGAGCTTCCGGCACACAGGTCAAACAGGCGTACAGCGCTTGCCGGCCAACGTATCCCTACGGAAAACGCCCACAATCGGATTAGAGATAGATTTGTTGCTGCCGAAAATTACCACACCACTGAATGCCGTACCTTCGAATAGGTGCAATTCTTTTCATCCGAACCACCGAGTACAGCTCGGGATGTTTCTTCCAGCTCTTCCTGTTCCTGTAAAATATCCGCCATAGTGACGTAGGACGTATCCTGCTGATCCtgcttttgttccatttttatgTTGCAG
It contains:
- the LOC118510702 gene encoding putative E3 ubiquitin-protein ligase UBR7 yields the protein MEQKQDQQDTSYVTMADILQEQEELEETSRAVLGGSDEKNCTYSKGYVGRQALYACLTCVPEARGIESKRSGICLACSLQCHDNHELLELYTKRNFRCDCGGKRMPEVKCKLEPRKEEENSRNRYNQNFSGLYCVCHRPYPDPDDDVDDEMIQCVVCEDWYHMRHLDVEEPKSAKDYGEMVCGGCMEANPFLKHYVGKIEDTSKAPLDDTVQVDVTGLDESNVAAPDADPDTAGPSEPKQRRLDDSTVPADELPKDKPTVSLDICTMPPLDEDGEKAYKKGASFWVEGWRKFLCQCKECTELYKKHGVEYLLNEKDTVKHYEEVGKQKHGTDGSAYEQGMQMLGQLDRVTQVDMLTEYNRMTSRLREFLDQFVTNQQVVTRDDINEFFATLNKERRESSASSGPPPYFCR